The following DNA comes from Candidatus Poribacteria bacterium.
GGCTGCGTTCTCGAGGGGCATCCGTAACAACCAAGGCGACGGCACTTCCTTCGGGACGGTTACCGAGAGTATCCCATGTTTCACCGCGATCGGTTGATGCTAAGAGTTTATCCGTTGTGAGAAGATAAAGGGTATTGCCACGTTCTGCCATAATCTGGTCAAACTGCCGATTCGGACCGCCGGAATTAATAAGCGTCCATTCGTCTGCTTCTTCTGTAAATCGGTAGAGACCCGTCTTTGCAATAAGGTAAAGGGTTCGGTCAGATGCCAGAAAGAGTCCCGGTCTTGAAACGCCTCCCAATCCCTTCGTCTGGATCCACTGTGACTCTGTTACCAAAACGTCTGCCTTATCTGCGTGTAACGTTCGCGCACCGAAATTGAGCGTCAAACTCACCAGAAGTACCAATGCGAAAGTGAATACCCACGGCTTACTCACCGAAAGAAAAGCAGACTTGATGGGGAGGGTTTCCCGCATGACGTTCATAGTCAGATATGGGGAGATTTGGCACCTGAATCTTGCAAGCGAAGATTTGCTTTCAACGCTGCGTATTTTTTCAATCATGGATTTCTCCTTAATGGGAAAGCGGGTAAAAATCCCACCCACCGATAAACTACAAGTTGGACAAGGGCAAACTTAAAAGCCCACGGTGTTCAGTGCCAACATAGAGAACATTCCCCACAACAACGAGAGACGTTACTCGTCCAAGAACTTCTGAGGTAATCTGCTCCCAGATGCCTGTGCTGTTGTTCAGTCGGTAAACACCTGTTTGGGAAACACCGTAGAGGGTTGTGCCATCAACTGCCAATTGGCGCATGGCAATCGGAGTATATTTTGAATCGGTGAGTGTATGCCAGTTTTCGCCATCGCTTGACACGGCAACACCGTCTTTTGTTGAAACGTATACCGTGTTATCCACAAAGCGTATTTCTCTGAAGTGTGGCAATTTTTTTAGGAGTTGGTCTTGCGATTCTGCTCTATTAAGCTGAAAGGGGAAGTCTGCGGTAATATCTCTCCAAGTGTCTCCGCCATCCAAGGATTGGAAGAGGCTGCCGTCACTTTTTCCGAGATACATGATCTTTCCTGAGACAGCGAATTGGAACCCGTCAGTCGCATAGAAGTCCCCGAATACGGGTGCATCTTGGACCCCTGTGTCGTGCCATTCACGATCTCCACGTGCCCATCGGTAGAGTTTCCGTTCGTATTCAATGTAGAACGCGTTTTCGCTGACAGCGAACTCGCCTGTTGTTCGGACGATGGCCTCCTTGATGCCGAGTCGATAGTCAGATTCATCATTTGATAAACCTAAGCCGCGCTCGGCGAGTGTATCGGCGGTGTTTACCAGCCCCTCCAACCATTCGCCGTGGCTCGGATCCACATAAACAGGCATTCCCTCAATATGGATCAGCGTATCAGTATTGGCGGGTAAATGGAGCAGGCAGTTTGTGCTGCCGCCCTGCTTTGTTCTGACGTAAAGCGAATCTCCCACGACTGTCATATTCGACAATTTCAACTCACCGAGCGATTTATTTGGCGAGAGTGGTAAATTCGTGTCCATCTGCGTCCACTGATTTCCACCATCGATAGATTTAGCGACACCTTTATTCGTTACAGCGTAGAGCACGTTGTTAACCTGTGCAAGATCGAGAATTTGGGGTTCTGCTATACCCGTTGTGAACGAATGCCAACTACTGCCGCCATCAGTTGAACGTCCGAGACTACTCCCGAGTGCGACGAAAAAAGTATTCTCATCTAAAGCGATCGCTGGAGCAAAACCGAGCGCAAGCGCGTGCTTGTGGAAACCGAGGTATTCCCATGTGTCGCCAGCATCTCTTGAACCTAACACGCCAGCACCCAATACCAAAAGGGTTTCACCTGCCGCTACAAGCTTGACAGATCCGATCGTCAATGGTGACATTCCTACTTTTAGATTCATGGGCGTTATATCAGTCCAAGATGCCCCAAAGTCGCTTGAAGCAAAGAGCGAACCAGATTTCTGATCTCCCTGCCTTGGGGCACTGATGTAGATTCTATCGTCAGCGACTGCTAACGCGTCAATAGATTGTGCCTGTGCAACAGATAATTTCTCCCATACACCTGAATTAAGCCGATAGAGACCCTGCTTTGTCCCTAAAAAGGGGATGTTCCCAACGGTAACGGCAGTATGTATCTCTGGTGCGGTCAAGCCATCGTTAAAGGCGTTCCATGCTTTACCAGTATCTGTCGAACGAAACACACCGTCTGCAAGAACGAGGTACATTTCAATCTGGGCATCCTGCGACCAGCGTAACTTGCTGGGGATAAGTAGTGCGATGGCACGTCCGCGTGGCCGTGGACCGAGGAAATGCAATGTCACGCCGTGATCCGTTGACGCGAGCAGATCGGTCTCAGTAACAATATAGAGCGTATCTTTCCCTTCTGCCATCGGCATCCTATAAGGTGTAACGGGAAGTGCGGCGTTAATGAGTGTCCATTCAGTGTTGTCAGCTGCTAACTGGTAGAGCCGAGTGCCTCCAATCGCATAGACCTCTTTTTGAGATGTGGCAAATAAGTTCCCGACACCGCCCCCCTCCGGTCCCCTTGTTGGCATCCATTGTGGTTCTGTCTTTCGTATCTTTGTTGTATCCGCTGCTACTGTCAACAGTCCAGCATCGGCTTTTGAAACGGTACCACTACCGTCTTTTCCCGGAGCATTACCCTTTCCAAACTGATTTCTCACATCCAGTTCTCGTTTCAGTTCAAACACAACGGGTGCGTCAACCAATTCAACTGTCATCTCCGAGGTTGCATCCAAGTCGTAGGGTTGCTGGAAGCGAGATAACGTCTGGGGACCGAATCCCATCATCAGGATAACCAAAAGCGTTGAAGAAAAGGAGAGTGCCCACGGCACCCAAGGTTTACCCACAGAAGGCGATGTCGGCTTGATACGGGCAATTTCACGCATGACCTTCTCGGTTAGGGTTTGCGGCAATTGGAAAATGCTTGGGGCATCGTGGAGCAGATGTTCTTGCTTCTCCAACCGCTTGCGGGCGCGGTGGAGACGACTCTTAATAGTGTTTGGGGATACCCCCAAGAATTCGCTAATGTTTTCGCAAGACATTTCTGCCAGATAAAACAGTGTTACAACAGTGCGCTCGCTCTCTGGGAGTTTTTGGAGCAGGCGTTTGACGATGCCGCGCTGGTGTTCAACAGATGCTTCTTCGTTATGTGCTGCCTCATATCGTGCATAACATAACTCCTCTAACTCGGTTGTAGGCATCGCATCCAGGGAGGTCGTTGATACCCTCTTCTTTCGGAGCCATGTGATACAGTGCCGCGTCGCAATTACATAGAGCCACCCTGGAAAACGATCCGGTGGTTTCAACGTCGATAACTTTTTGTACACCTTCAAAAAAATATCCTGTGTGATTTCCTCGGCGATATGGAAATCCCCTATTTTTCGCCAGACCAAAGTGTGAATCTGCTTTTGGTATTTGTTCACGAGTGCTGTAAATGCGCGTTGGTCACCCTCTAAAGTCCGTCGAATCAGGTCAACATCGCTTCTCTCCATGACTCTCCTCCCGAAAATATAGTGAAACCTACAATTACGATCAATGTGATTTTTCGGTAGGTAAATGCCTATATACTCAGGACTTACGCACATTGAGTAAATATCGGATGTTTAGACGCAAAAAGCGGTAATTTCTATCCTTTAAACCCCCTAAATCCCCTTATCAGGGGGACTTTAAGAGGGAATGCGTAAATCCTATATACTTTTAGACTTTACCATAAAAACAAAAAATAGTGCTTTCATAGGTTAATAACGCGTCTATGAGACTGAAAGGTTGCATAAAATACGATTTTCAAGACAAATAAGCAATTTCTGTGCCAGTGCCAGAGGTCTGCCTGTGTAGAATTCTGCCCGGAAAGGGGCAACTGTTATTCTTAAATGCACGAAAAAGGGCATCTCACGGAGATGGAAAGGGAGCGTACACCAGAAAAGGCGCGTAACGAACGCGCCTTTCTAACATTCTACAACATACGCTTGGAGGTAGGTTGGTAACGTTGGTTCCGATATTTTTTCACTTGACAGAACGGAGCAGAACTGCTATGCTGTCGCTAAGTTTTAGTTATTCTCGGCACCTTCGTCAATCCAGTCAATGAAAAGTTGAATCTGGTCACCGTCTAATGGAGGACCACCGGGGGGCATGCCGCCACCATCAATGCGTTTGACGACGAGACTTCCCTTGCCATCGCCAGCGACAAACCCGGGACCGTTCCCGCCACCTTTTTTGAAGGTATCGTATTTGCTGAGGTCGAGTCCAGCAACACCGGGGGCGGCGTGGCACCCTGCAACGGCGCATCGCTCAGCAAGAATGGGTTGAATGTCGTCCTTAAAAGAGACACCCTCTACAACAGGTTCTTCGACAGGCGGTGGATCACCAACCGGTGGTTCAGGCACTGGGGTTTGTGTAGAGGGAGGCGTTGTTGTCGGTTGAAGGACATCTGCCATACCAGTGTCTTCCGTCACATCGCCCTCGTCACCGCAGCTGGCGATGAAAATTGTAGCGAGAAAGAGACTGATAGCAAACACAGGGATAGTGAGTGTGTGTCGGTTACGCATACGTATAGAAAATGAATCGATCACGATAGGATTCTCCTTTTCTGAGAAATGTGTTTTTTACTAAAGATTTCGTCATTTTGTATATAGAATACCACGATACGGAGGAGATGTCAAATGAAAATTCTGATTAACACTGATATTACCTCGGAACAACAGCAGCAGATTGAATCCGTTTCTGAGGAACTTTCGCTTGTGCGTCCACAGAATTCGGAAGAGGCATTGCGCGAAATTGTGGATACCGACATTGTGTTGGGTGGGTTCAATCGCTCTCTTTTTGAGAATGCGCAACAACTCAAATGGGTGCAAGTACTCTCCGCTGGCGTTGACGGCTTGCTGTTTCCCGAATTTGTTGAGAGCGATGTTATCCTAACGAGCGCGAAAGGGTTTGTGGGACCCCATTTGGCAGATCAGACGTGGGCTTTACTTTTAGGTCTCCTCCGCGGTATCGGACGTTCAGTACGCGAGCGGACATGGGACAATCGGATGTCGATCCGTTTGGCAACGTGGGAGTTAAGCGAACGGACACTGGGTATCGTCGGACTCGGCGGCACAGGTATCGACGTTGCGCGCCGCGCACAAGGATTCGATATGCGCGTCATCGCTGTTGACCCAGAGACGATTGAGGCTCCGTCGTTTGTCCACGAAGTTTGGAAAATGGATCGGTTCCATGACCTTCTGTCAGAATCAGATGTTGTCGCTATCTGCGCGCCGCTGACACCGGAGACGCACGGCATGTTCGACGATGCGGCGTTTGAACAGATGAAATCACACGCGTTGCTTATCAACGTCACACGCGGCAAAATTGTAGATGGACCTGCACTACTTCGCGCGCTCACTTCGGGAAGCATCGGCGGTGCGGGATTGGATGTCACGCCTGAAGAACCGCTGCCTACGGACAGTCCGTTATGGGATCTGCCGAATGTGATTATTACACCACACGTCGCCGGTGGTTCACCCATCCGCTTGGATCGATCGGTTGGGCTTTTCTGTGATAACTTAGAACGACTTCTCGTTGGCAAACCGCTTCTCAGCATAATTGATAAAGAAAAAGGCTATTAGAAGCGAATTTAGGCTGTGCACGTGGGCGTAACTCGTTCAGATTAGTTCTTTGAACGCTTGATCGCTCCCCACGTCACAGCCATCTTATTTAGTGGTTGTACTGGCAACGAATCACCAACCCAGCGCGGCAAAATAGGGAGCCTGTCCTGTAAAGAAACCAAATGCCGAACTCTCTGAGTTGCAAACGAGTAGATGTAGATCCCATAATCACTAAAAATCATATCAGTGGAGAATACAAGATACTTGCCATTCGGTGACCAATCTACTTGATAGAACTGTAGCGAGTCAAGATCTGCTATTTTATTTGCTATTTTTTGAATGTTTATCTCATCAACATTCGCTGCAACAAATATGCCTTCATGAGCGCGATCGGTTACTTTTTGGTGGTTCTTTCCATTAACATCCGCAACAAATACACCCTCATGAACCGATGTGTAGGCTATCTTTTTGCCGTTTGGTGAGAAACTATAGAACGGATAACGGCTTAAGAAACCCGCCCCTTCATGGAACAGCAAATGTTTCTTGGCTTTTTCCTGACCATTGATTTTTGACTCCCAGATTTCCTGCCGCCTGTCTGGTGCCGAGAGATTGTAAAACACAGATTGCGCATCTGGTGCCCAGACAAAGCCTATTGGATTCTCACCAATTGGGTGCGGTAACTTTCGCTTCCGTCGTCCATCCGGTGAAATTAGAAAAATTTCGGTGTCCACGCCACGCCCCCCTCTTATCCTTTGTGGGCTGCCAGCATACACAATCCAACGTCCATCCGGGGACCAAGAAATATCCACGTAAGAATGGACTTGCAATATGATGGAACGAATTTTCTTACCCGTGCGGAGGTCTCGGATATGGAGAACATTACGGCGATCGGGGTCGCTGTCTACCGCTGCCAAAAAACGACCATCCGGTGAAGGCGTAGAAATACCCTCTTCCGCAATGCGCGTAGGTATGGTATCATTCGGACGCATCATATAGGTCGTACTACGATAGGCGTAGACAATCACACCTTCTGCCCAACAGAACAGACCTGTACAAAAACTCAACAGAATTATGAGCGAAAACAGTAGCACCAAACGACGCGTGTTCATGAGGAAGTCCTCGTTTCAACTTTAGTCTATGTCAGCGATTTTAACGAGCTGTTTGCCGATATTGCCACCTTTCAGCATGCTAATAAACGCTGCGGGCGCGTTTTCAATTCCACCTTCTTCGATCGTCTCACGATATTTCAACCTACCCTGCCGTAACCACTCTGACATCTCAATAAGTGCTTCCGCATGTTGATCCGCAAACTCAGAAACGAGGAAGCCTTCAATTCTCGCACGCTTGGTGATCATATTCCAGAGGAAACGCGGTCCTGTTTCCGGTTTCTCCAAGTTATATTGCGAAATCTGTCCACAGATTACGACGCGTCCCTTGATCCTTAAATTGGGGAAAACGGCATCTGTGATAACGCCACCGACGTTGTCAAAATAGACATCAATACCATCAGGAAGAAGTGTTTGGAGTTCTGTTTCGTAATCGTCGACCTCCTTATAGTTAAACGCTGCATCAAAACCGAGTTCATCAACGATGTATGCAACCTTTTCATCAGTTCCCGCAGAACCGACAACCCGACACCCTTTGATTTTTGCGATCTGCCCGACGACGGAACCGACTGCGCCAGCAGCACCAGAGACAAATACGGTCTCTCGTTCTTGAAGTTTTCCAATCTTAAGCAAGCCGAAGTAGGCTGTCAACCCCGGCATACCGAGAATTCCAGCACCTGTTGAGATAGGTGCGATTGTCGAATCAATCTTCCGCAGCCCATCCCCAGCAGCGATGCCGTATTCCTGCCACCCGATGCCAGCATTCACGATATCGCCTTCCTCGAAATTTGGATGCTTCGATGCCATAACCTGAGCGATAACACTGCCGATCATGATCTCATCAATTTCTACATTCGCGGCGTAAGATTTCGCGGCATTAATCCGTCCCCGCATATACGGATCAACCGAGAGGTAGATGGTCTTTACCAATACTTCCCCATCTTCGGGTGCTGGAATAGGCACCTCAACTAAGTTGAAATCCGATTCCTTGGGATACCCTACAGGCCGGGAAGCGAGGGTAATTTGACGATTCATTTTAACATTTCTCCTTTATTCACAGGACTTACACAACTTCCTCGCTGGCGAGGTTTTAAACCTCGCCAGCGGCGTGTAGTAGTATTAATCTTATACAGATTAGTAGATGTGCTATTCGGTGTCTATTGCCTATTATTAAATTGCACTGGATCCTCACCGTGAACGACAATGAGTTTGTGTTCAGGGGCATCCCAATCGAAAACTTTGACAATAGGGAGGATGACTCGGACAGCCAAACCGATACGCCGCTTGTCAGAACGATTCGCTTCCGAGTGATGCAAGGTACGCTCATTAAAGAGCACAAATTCGCCGGGTTGCATCTCAAGGTTGACGA
Coding sequences within:
- a CDS encoding D-2-hydroxyacid dehydrogenase, encoding MKILINTDITSEQQQQIESVSEELSLVRPQNSEEALREIVDTDIVLGGFNRSLFENAQQLKWVQVLSAGVDGLLFPEFVESDVILTSAKGFVGPHLADQTWALLLGLLRGIGRSVRERTWDNRMSIRLATWELSERTLGIVGLGGTGIDVARRAQGFDMRVIAVDPETIEAPSFVHEVWKMDRFHDLLSESDVVAICAPLTPETHGMFDDAAFEQMKSHALLINVTRGKIVDGPALLRALTSGSIGGAGLDVTPEEPLPTDSPLWDLPNVIITPHVAGGSPIRLDRSVGLFCDNLERLLVGKPLLSIIDKEKGY
- a CDS encoding NADP-dependent oxidoreductase: MNRQITLASRPVGYPKESDFNLVEVPIPAPEDGEVLVKTIYLSVDPYMRGRINAAKSYAANVEIDEIMIGSVIAQVMASKHPNFEEGDIVNAGIGWQEYGIAAGDGLRKIDSTIAPISTGAGILGMPGLTAYFGLLKIGKLQERETVFVSGAAGAVGSVVGQIAKIKGCRVVGSAGTDEKVAYIVDELGFDAAFNYKEVDDYETELQTLLPDGIDVYFDNVGGVITDAVFPNLRIKGRVVICGQISQYNLEKPETGPRFLWNMITKRARIEGFLVSEFADQHAEALIEMSEWLRQGRLKYRETIEEGGIENAPAAFISMLKGGNIGKQLVKIADID
- a CDS encoding sigma-70 family RNA polymerase sigma factor yields the protein MERSDVDLIRRTLEGDQRAFTALVNKYQKQIHTLVWRKIGDFHIAEEITQDIFLKVYKKLSTLKPPDRFPGWLYVIATRHCITWLRKKRVSTTSLDAMPTTELEELCYARYEAAHNEEASVEHQRGIVKRLLQKLPESERTVVTLFYLAEMSCENISEFLGVSPNTIKSRLHRARKRLEKQEHLLHDAPSIFQLPQTLTEKVMREIARIKPTSPSVGKPWVPWALSFSSTLLVILMMGFGPQTLSRFQQPYDLDATSEMTVELVDAPVVFELKRELDVRNQFGKGNAPGKDGSGTVSKADAGLLTVAADTTKIRKTEPQWMPTRGPEGGGVGNLFATSQKEVYAIGGTRLYQLAADNTEWTLINAALPVTPYRMPMAEGKDTLYIVTETDLLASTDHGVTLHFLGPRPRGRAIALLIPSKLRWSQDAQIEMYLVLADGVFRSTDTGKAWNAFNDGLTAPEIHTAVTVGNIPFLGTKQGLYRLNSGVWEKLSVAQAQSIDALAVADDRIYISAPRQGDQKSGSLFASSDFGASWTDITPMNLKVGMSPLTIGSVKLVAAGETLLVLGAGVLGSRDAGDTWEYLGFHKHALALGFAPAIALDENTFFVALGSSLGRSTDGGSSWHSFTTGIAEPQILDLAQVNNVLYAVTNKGVAKSIDGGNQWTQMDTNLPLSPNKSLGELKLSNMTVVGDSLYVRTKQGGSTNCLLHLPANTDTLIHIEGMPVYVDPSHGEWLEGLVNTADTLAERGLGLSNDESDYRLGIKEAIVRTTGEFAVSENAFYIEYERKLYRWARGDREWHDTGVQDAPVFGDFYATDGFQFAVSGKIMYLGKSDGSLFQSLDGGDTWRDITADFPFQLNRAESQDQLLKKLPHFREIRFVDNTVYVSTKDGVAVSSDGENWHTLTDSKYTPIAMRQLAVDGTTLYGVSQTGVYRLNNSTGIWEQITSEVLGRVTSLVVVGNVLYVGTEHRGLLSLPLSNL